GGCGTCCACGCTTGCGAGGATGTCGTTGGTGGCCACCGCGATGTGCTGGGCGCCGGGGCCCCGGTAGAACTCCAGGTACTCGTCGATCTGCGACTTCTTGCGGGCCACCGCCGGCTCGTTGAGCGGGAACTTCACCTTGCGGGTGCCGCTGGCGACCACCTTGCTCATCAGCGCGGAGTAGTCGGTGGCGATGTCGTCGCCGATGAACTCGGCCATGTTGGTGAAGCCCATGACCCGCTTGTAGAACTCGACCCACTCGTCCATCCGGCCCAGCTCGACGTTGCCGACCACGTGGTCAACGGCCTGGAAGAAACGCTTCGGCTGGAGGCCGGCGTCGATCATCGGCTGCCGGTCCACGATCGGGCCGCGGGCGACGAAGCCGGGCAGGAACGGGCCGGTGTAGCGGGACCTGTCGACGAGGGTGTGCCGGGTGTCGCCGTACGCGGCGATGGACGCCATCCGGACGGTGCCGTGCTCGTCGCTGACGTCGTGCGGCTCCAGCAGGCCGGTCGCGCCCTGGGCGGTGGCGTGCGCGTACGCGGCGTCCACGTCCGGCACCTCGAGCGCGATGTCGGAGATGCCGTCGCTGTGCGCGGCCACGTGCTCCGCGCCGTCGGCGTCCGGGCGGACCACGCCGGTCAGCACGAACCGGGCCGAGCCGCTCGTCAGCACGTACTGCGCGTGGTCCCGGTAGCCCTGCTCCGGGCCGCGGTAGGCCACGCAGGTCATGCCGTAGGCGGTGGAGTAGTAGTGCGCCGCCTGCTTGGCGTTGCCGACCAGGAAGTGCAGGTGGTCGAGGCCCCGGACCGGGAACGGGTCCCGGCTGATGTCGTGGTCGACGGCGCCGACGAGAACGTCGGCGTCGGTCTCCTCGGTGGGCTGGGGTCGGTCGATCGCCTGGGTCATGGTGGCCTCCCTCGCGTACCGGCCGGCCTCGTGGGCCGCCGTGGTGTGCTTGTCCGGCGAGCATCGCCGGAGCGTCTCGGGTTGGGCAACAGTTGCCGAAATTCCTGGTCAGGTTGTGCATTCGGTATGGTGAACCACCATGAACACTGATCAGGATGTACAGCTCGACGAGCTGGACGCCCGCTTGATCGAACTGCTCGCGCAGGAGCCCCGGATCGGGGTGCTGGAGTGCTCCCGGCGGCTCGGCGTGGCGCGCGGCACGGTCCAGGCCCGGCTGGACAAGCTGGTCGGCCGGGGCGTGGTGGGCGGGTTCGGGCCGGACATCTCGCCGGCCGCGATCGGCTTCGGGGTGACCAGCTTCGTCACCCTGGAGATCAGCCAGCGGCACGGCCACGACCAGGTCACCGCACACCTGGCCGCCATCCCGGAAGTGTTGGAGGCGCACACCATCACCGGCTCCAGCGACCTGCTCTGCCGGATCGTGGCCCGGTCGAACACCGACCTTCAGCGGGTCATCGACCAGATCGTCGCCTCGGAGGGCATCCGGCGCGCCTCCACCATCATCGCGCTGGCCGAGCAGATCCCCTACCGCACGCTGCCGCTGGTCCGCTCCGCCGCCCAGCGGTGAAGGAGGGGCCCCTTCTTAACGCATTCGGTAGAGGCGGGGCCCCCTTTTAACACCTGAGGCCGCGCAAGAAGCGGCGCGACACGCCCCGCGCGAAGCCCGGGGGACCGGTGATCGTCGCTACCGTGTCGGGTGTGAAGGGCCTAGGCGCACGCGGCTGGTTGCTGCTCGGGCTCATCACCGTGGTCGTGCTCGCCGCCACCGGCGTCTGGAACCCCTTCCCCGGCCTGTGGGACTGGGTCGACCGCAGCAAGCCGATCTCCGAGCCGGACGTGGTCTGGCAGCAGCGCGTCGGCGGCACCCCGCGCAGCGTCACGATCGCGGGTGACACCGTGATCGTGGAGCAGCGCACCCGGGTCGAGTCGCGCAACCTCGCCGACGGCACCCAACTCTG
The genomic region above belongs to Micromonospora sp. WMMD1128 and contains:
- the hppD gene encoding 4-hydroxyphenylpyruvate dioxygenase — translated: MTQAIDRPQPTEETDADVLVGAVDHDISRDPFPVRGLDHLHFLVGNAKQAAHYYSTAYGMTCVAYRGPEQGYRDHAQYVLTSGSARFVLTGVVRPDADGAEHVAAHSDGISDIALEVPDVDAAYAHATAQGATGLLEPHDVSDEHGTVRMASIAAYGDTRHTLVDRSRYTGPFLPGFVARGPIVDRQPMIDAGLQPKRFFQAVDHVVGNVELGRMDEWVEFYKRVMGFTNMAEFIGDDIATDYSALMSKVVASGTRKVKFPLNEPAVARKKSQIDEYLEFYRGPGAQHIAVATNDILASVDAMRAAGVEFLDTPDSYYQDPELRARIGNVRVPIEELQSRKILVDRDEDGYLLQIFTKPVQDRPTVFFELIERHGSLGFGKGNFKALFEAIEREQEKRGNL
- a CDS encoding Lrp/AsnC ligand binding domain-containing protein; translated protein: MNTDQDVQLDELDARLIELLAQEPRIGVLECSRRLGVARGTVQARLDKLVGRGVVGGFGPDISPAAIGFGVTSFVTLEISQRHGHDQVTAHLAAIPEVLEAHTITGSSDLLCRIVARSNTDLQRVIDQIVASEGIRRASTIIALAEQIPYRTLPLVRSAAQR